In Candidatus Dormiibacterota bacterium, the following are encoded in one genomic region:
- a CDS encoding lysophospholipid acyltransferase family protein, with the protein MAARLTVSPPPSEFPVRPRATPAARAVRRLFRGVGRGLFDVEVRGLENLRAGENHVIIANHLQWVDAFAVVSALPPQPRIHVFGDLVGVPVWAVRLVKRIGGVIPIDRREGGSSAVLDHAEACLVAGGSLLIFPEGRCNQVEGAAGEFRKGFAHFALHTGTPVLPVGLSGTRELWLRKRLTVAVGEPITSAGHTAESLTAAGRDAVLELLAEPAESGGRHLLQRRLTHLF; encoded by the coding sequence ATGGCCGCCCGGCTCACCGTCTCGCCGCCGCCCTCGGAGTTCCCGGTGCGACCCCGCGCCACCCCGGCCGCCCGTGCCGTGCGCCGGCTCTTCCGGGGCGTGGGCAGGGGGCTGTTCGACGTCGAGGTGCGCGGCCTCGAGAACCTCCGGGCCGGCGAGAACCACGTGATCATCGCCAACCACCTCCAGTGGGTCGACGCCTTCGCGGTGGTCTCCGCCCTGCCACCGCAGCCGCGCATCCACGTGTTCGGCGACCTCGTCGGCGTGCCGGTGTGGGCGGTGCGGCTGGTGAAGCGGATCGGCGGTGTCATCCCGATCGACCGCCGCGAGGGCGGCAGCAGCGCCGTGCTCGACCACGCCGAGGCCTGCCTGGTGGCGGGCGGCTCGCTGCTGATCTTCCCCGAGGGCCGCTGCAACCAGGTCGAGGGCGCCGCCGGCGAGTTCCGCAAGGGCTTCGCCCACTTCGCCCTCCACACCGGCACGCCGGTCCTCCCCGTCGGCCTGTCGGGCACCCGCGAGCTCTGGCTGCGCAAGCGGCTGACGGTCGCCGTGGGGGAGCCGATCACGTCCGCGGGACACACCGCCGAGAGCCTGACCGCGGCGGGACGCGATGCGGTCCTCGAGCTCCTCGCCGAGCCCGCCGAGTCGGGCGGACGGCATCTGCTCCAGCGGCGGCTCACCCACCTGTTCTGA
- a CDS encoding VOC family protein, with product MPTVLTPYLMVTGAAEAIDFYRRSFGAVETMRLTGGDGHIGHAEMRIGEAAFMLADESPELVPNMRGPRTLQATTVSLHLVVPDVDAVVGRAVEAGATLERPVADQAYGERTGVLVDPFGHRWFVATPLQNGEPHPAPDPAAAQVIS from the coding sequence ATGCCCACGGTGCTCACCCCGTACCTGATGGTCACCGGCGCGGCCGAGGCGATCGACTTCTACCGCCGCTCCTTCGGCGCCGTCGAGACGATGCGGCTCACCGGCGGTGACGGGCACATCGGCCACGCCGAGATGCGCATCGGCGAGGCCGCGTTCATGCTCGCCGACGAGTCCCCCGAGCTGGTGCCGAACATGCGCGGGCCGCGCACCCTGCAGGCCACCACGGTGTCGCTCCACCTCGTCGTGCCCGATGTCGACGCCGTCGTCGGGCGCGCCGTCGAGGCCGGCGCCACCCTGGAGCGGCCGGTCGCCGACCAGGCCTACGGCGAGCGCACCGGGGTGCTCGTCGACCCCTTCGGCCACCGCTGGTTCGTCGCCACCCCGCTGCAGAACGGCGAGCCGCACCCGGCGCCGGACCCCGCGGCGGCGCAAGTCATAAGTTGA